The Candidatus Melainabacteria bacterium DNA segment GGTGTTTTCTCACTAGACCGAGAAACTAGCTTCCTGGCAGTTTTGGAGGACATCGTTAGTTCGTTCCCAGATCTGAGAATTGTGCTGGAACATGCAACCACCGCAGCCGCCATTCAGTGCGTCGAATCCATGCCTGAGAATGTCGCTGCAACTTTGACAGTCCATCACTTATATCTGACCTTAGATGACGTAATTGGCGACAGACTAAATCCGCACGTATTTTGCAAACCAATTGCAAAACGTCCAGAAGATCGAGCCGCACTGGTCGCAGCAGCGATGAGCGGCAAATCGAAATTCTTTCTGGGATCTGACAGTGCACCACATCAAATTTCGGCAAAGGAATGTGCATGCGGAGCGGCAGGCGTCTATACCGCGCCTGTGCTGTTACCAGCATTGTGCGAATTGTTTGACCGACACAACAAGTTGGAGTTTCTTGAGTCATTCACATCCGGCTTCGCGACTGATTTTTATAAGCTTGCCGAAGAAACTCAAAAAATCGAATTAGTTGAAGAGAGATGGACTGTTCCTGAAGAATATCAAGGCGTTAAACCATTTCTGGCAGGAACCGAACTTAAATGGAAAGTCGCAGACCGCTAGCATAATAACCTTCATGCCAGCGAACCTCCACCACGTGAACAATCATGCACGACAGCAATAGAAGTAGACCGGTCGTCTACCAATTGCAAGAAAAAAAATGTTCCCGGACTTAGCGTTGGGAAACTGCGACAAGAGAGATCCGTTCGTTAGACCAGAGGCGCCACAGTAACTGCGGCGCCTCTGAAATTTTTCCTCCAGTTTCGACATATGCCACTATTGATCGGCGTCCAGTCTGACGGTCCGAAACAAGGGCAACTCACGCTCATGCTGCCAACCCCAACTGTCGCAGAGCGCCAAGTAAACCAGACTCGCCAGCACCCACGCGATTATCGAAAAAAGCATGACAGATCCAAGGGGCGCGAAGCCGAACCACCAGGCGACGAGCGCCGGCAGTCCAACGACCATCGACCAGGGAATGAACTCCGCCAGAAAGGCAGTCAGCCTGGAGCCGCACACAGCCTCTTCCAAAAGCGCATGAACACAGCGATGAAAAGCATTTCCCCGGGGCAATACAATCCTGTAACGGAAGCTGAGCTTGTAAGCATCAACCATGTCATTCCAGCACAAGAACACGATCTCCAGCACGACATACAGAAGGAGAATTATCTGCGCCTGCAGCAGAAAGAGAATCCCATTCACCGGAACAGGAGCAGCCAGGCGAAGGAAAACCAGCGTGGTCAGCGCACCCATAGCGACAGCGCTGCGGACCAACGGACGTGAAAAAATGGCGCAGAGAGACTTGAGCGTAAGAAGGTTGGACATGGTTCGTTCCTTCAATTTGCTAGTTGACGTAAACCATCGATGTCTTGCAGATCAGCCGACGCAGATCACGAATGCGTCCGCGCCGGCTGAGTGCATGCTTGTCTTCTCAGTTCCAGAAATTCTCGCCTTCGATACGCCGCAAAATCGGCGTGTATACGAACGGTCGAGCACCGCTGTGAGCTTTCTGGAAGCCAGTGACGAAGCTGTTTTGACGTGCCCGGAAACGATGAACGTCTCCGTGCATGTGGAAGATCACGAAGAGAAAGGTGCCTTCGCTATTGGTGTTGAACTGACCACTTAGCGTGCTCACTCCGAGATCAGTTTCTGGCAGCGTCCCGGTTTTACCCACGACGGAGCCCGCTTGACCGACTGCACTAAAACGCCCTCTCAGCGTTCCATCATCGACCCCGGCGACAGCCAATAAGTCGGTGAAGGACAGTTGGTGCGCCTTGAGTTCAGCTTCGAACGCCTGCAGAATCTTCATCATCGCTTGCGGCGAAAGACGATTGACGAAAAGTCCGCTGGTCGAAGCAAGCTGAACTTCAGAAGCATCAATGCCGATGGACTCGATCAAGAACGTTCTCAGTGCAGCTGGACCACCTAGCATCGCGCCGAAGCGCTCAGCCATATTGTTGTCAGAGTGGCACAGCATAATCTTGAGTATGTCCTTGAGCGGCGGGGCGTTATGAGTCGCCAGCAAAGCAGCCGTCGCAGGTGGAGCATCGACTTTCACCGATCCCTTGATCGCCACTTCTGGAGTGCCGTCGGGCAAGAGACCGCTCTCGCTTCGGAGACCAGGCGTCTTGTGGTGCGGGTCGAGTGTCGCCATCAACTTTTCTCCTGCGGCCGCACCGGTGCTATGCAGATCCATGGAGAACTCAGGAGACACGATGAGATTGCCTTTGACCGATGTTATGCCCATACGGGCAAGCAGCCTGGCCAGCTGACGACCCTGCTTTTCACCAAAGAGCATATAGCGACCGCTGACGTAGAGGTTGCCGTGAAGGGCACCGTCGGCATTGATGGTACCGTCGGTACTGACTTCGGTAGTGAACCGGTAGTCCGGTCCCCACGTGCGCACTGCCCACAATGCAGTAGGCACTTTGACATTCGAAGCAGGATTGAAGAGACTCGTAGTGTTGTTGGAAACTACAACGTTGCCGGTGCTTTCCTGAACGACCATGATCCCTTCAAGCGAGCTTGATGCGAGAGTGCTCCCGGTGTCACTCCTGGTGTCACGCCTGGTGACGCGTAAGGTGTGACGTCCTGGCACTCTTCTGATGTTTGCCCCGACCGCCGCATGTGGCCGGGCAATCACACTGCGGTGGTGGGGTCTGAAGGCACGACCTTGAGCATCTGTTGAAAGAAACGCTGTTATGCACAACAACGCCGCTGTCAACGCCAGGCGGGCCCACTTTCGAGTTCTATCCGTCATGGCTTTGGTCCCGCGTGAATTTTTCCAGCTCAGCGAGCCGTTCGGCTTCAGTCCAGCCTAGCTCCGCAGCCATCACGTGGGATACCGGCTCAGCAGATTCAAGAGCCGCTTGCCTGTCCGTGATAGTGAGCCGAATTCGCCTGGAAAGAACATCCTCGATCGTTCGCGCCGCCTCTGCCCGGACAGCGTAAACAACCTGAGCGAGAATGTAAGGATGCTCTGGACTGATAAGTTGACCTAGCGATTGATCGTCAATCACCAGCCTGAGCACATGAGCAGTTGCTGCACCGTACACGGTAGGCAGATATGCTCCCGTCCAATCCTTCAGATTTGTCCAGAAGGCGGCTTCACGGAACTTTTTCACCTTGGACGTGACGTCGTCGGTCAAATTCCAACCGCCGAGCATAATGCGGTCGGTCTGGCATTGAGCAAATTCGCGCTCAGGGCTGGACCTGCGCATGACTTTGCAAACAAGATCGACTGTGTCGCGAGCCATCACTCGCGCTGTCGTCAGCTTGCCGCCGGCGATTACAATCAGTCCATCCGCAGCTTCCTCCAGATGATGACTGCGAGCCAGCTCCGCCGTCAATTCAGGAGCGTTACGAGGCCGCACCAGCGGGCGCAAACCTGCAAACGCGCCAGTAACGTCGGCGAGAGTAAGCTTCAGCTCCGGGAACATGGCGTTGGCAGCATCGAGGCAATACTGCTGTTCCGAAGGTTCAGCACGCAGATTCTCGAGGTCGCCATCGTATTTGGTGTCGGTCGTTCCGATGATGACCGAGTGATACCACGGAACGGCAAAGCAGAAGCGCTTGTCGTGCGGGGAGGGCAGAATCATGGCGCAGTCGAGAGGCAAGCGCTCCCTGCTGACCGTGAGATGCACTCCTTTAGCCGGAACGACAACAGTCGAAGACTGACCGCCTGAGAGTTCAGTCGTTTGCTGCGACCAGACACCCGTAGCGTTAATGACGGTCCGAGCATTCAACCGCACCACATCAGCATTCGAACCGCCCAGTGAATCGACGACATCGACTCCGCACACTCGACCGTTCTCGTAGTGATAGCCGCTCACACGCGCATAGTTCAGGGCAATTCCGCCAGCGGCGCACGCTGCTTTCAGCACCTCGAGCGTATGTCTGGAATCGTCCGTGCGGCAATCGCCGTAAACCAGACCACCGATGAGGCGCTCTTGACGCACACCGGGGCAGGCCTTGAGCACTTCCGCAACGCTCATGCGTTTGTGGGCGTGAGGATTGCCGAGACCAGCCATGAGGTCATAGATCCACAGCCCGATCTTGATCCGGAGATTTCGAAAAGGCTGGTCTGCATATAGCGGAATCACAAAAGGCAGATTCCACACCATATGCGGTGCCAGGCGTGACAGAAGGTCCCGCTCACGAACCGATTCGAGCGTAACGCCGAATTGGTAGTTTTGCAGATACCGCAGTCCGCCGTGCACCAGTTTCGTTGATTTGCTGCTTGTGCCTGAGGCGAAATCGTCCTTCTCGACAAGAATTGCCGACAAGCCTCGACTGGCAAGGTCAAGCAGAACGCTGGCGCCCGTGATACCACCGCCGATGACAACTGCATCGAAAGTGCAACCTCGGAATTTTGCCAGGTCTAGCCGTTCAAGTGCGACTTGCACCATGGTCAACATCTCCATCATTGCAAAAAGCCCCCGGGGTCGAAACTCCGGGGGCAGTCTTGAGAATGCTGTCTCAGCCAGACAGCCAGATCAGATCGTCACCGATTTGACCTGACCGTCAGCCGAGCCGCACCACCATCACCTGGTCGACGAACCTGCCGCCTCCTTGCGCGCGAGTTCCAGGAACTTCGGCCAGTTGATCACGCCAAAGCCGGTCGGAACACCGAGCAGATCACTCGGCTGAACCGAGTAGTCGCCGTTGTCGCCGGGTTCGGTCACCTGGTTGAAGATGCCGTTGCGCGCATTGCGATAGACAAATCCGAGCATATCCGGAAGCGGCTTGGGCAGCGCCGCCTGGATCATGCACAGCTTGATGAAGATCGTCGGCGCCGCGCTGCTGGTGCCGCCGACAGTGCTGGCCGTGCCGTCCTCGTTGTAGATGAGCGGGCCTGTCGCCGGAGCCGCGTTGTCGGCGATCGTCGAGGAGATGTGCCCCGGCTTCTTGGTCGACTTGGAGATGAAGACACTCGGATCGAGTCCGAGCGACAGCTCCTCCGGCGTCACCGGGAAGACAGCCGAAACGCCACCGCCGGTGGCGCCGCCGAACGGCATGTCATTCCACACCTTCTCACCGGTCACTTTCTTGCCCGTAGAGTCAAAAATGAGCTCCACGCCCGCAGCGCCGATCATGCCCGCAACGCAAGAAGGAGCATCCGGCGTGGCCGCCCGAGTCTTGTCCTTCGAGCCATCGTCACCGGTGGCGGCGGTAACGAACATGCCACGCAGTCGAGCCGCCTTGAGGGTGCGCTCCCAGCGACGCAGCGACTGCTGGGTGTTGTGCACCTCGGCCATGCCCCACGAGATCGAGACGCCCATGAGCGGCTGAAGAACACCGTTCACTTCAGCGCCCTTGAACGCCACGGCCGCTTCCAGACACTGAGCAAACGAATCATCGTCGTTCGGAGCGCGGAAGACGACGCAGACGCCGTTGGGATTGAGCAGAGCCTGGTCCTGCATGTCGAGCTTGTTTTCGACAGTGGCGCCGTCATCGGGATCGCCATCGATCGTGGCGCCGTTCACGGGCACCCCGACGATCTTGGTCACAGCGATGCCGGCCTTGCCCGCGGCGATCTTGAGCCCGCCCTGCATCTTCTCGCCGTTGTCGCCGTCGAGGCTGATGTAGCCGCCGACCACAGGTGTCTTGTCCATCTCCTCGACCGGGAAGCCCTGAGCCCGAGCGATATCGCGGGCGGTGCCATGATTGGTCCGTCCGGCGCGCGGCTGAAGCGTCGGCTCCAGCAGGCGGTAGCGCGTCTTCGCGACCCGACGAGTGTCGAGGCCGAAGATGCCTTCGATGGGAAGGTCGGCGCGCGCGTTGATCTCGCCTGCACGAGCGAAGAACATGCGCCCCTTCTTGTCGCGATTGTGCGACAGCTTCAGACCCGGAAGGAACTTGCGAGCCGCGGCATAGGTGCCGGAGACGCGCACGATGCCGTGGCTGATGTCAGCGTCGGTGCGAGGCAGCACAGTCAGCCCAGCCACCTTGACCGCCTCGACGATCTGCTCGATGTGCGCGACGTCAGCGCCGGTGACCGCTTCCAGCTCGGCGACCGAAAGAGGTGCGCGGGCGCCGCTCGCCACTTCGTCGAGGAGCTTCTGCACGGCTGCTTCAGAAGCGACCATCGGCGCCTGGATCGAGAACTTGACCCGCTTGCAGCCGTGAAGTTCGTCCTTGACGACATCGCAATCGCGCGGCGCAAGTTTCTGCGAGCCCGGAATGGGAGCGAACTGGAAGGGGGAAGTGTTCCGTTTGGTAGACATGGTTACACACTTTCTGAGGCTGTTTTGCCTCGGTTGGGTTATGCAGAATGCAAACCCTTACACAGAGAAAAGGCACAGCATTTGCTGCACCGGTTCAAAGGAAGCACGCGCTTCCCTGGTGCGTATTTGGTGGCATTACACCAGACACGCGAAGGGGCGCCAGTTGCCCGGCACCCCCATTCTCGAAGCGTGCTGATTGGCTCAACACGCTTTTAAGAGAGCCAGTTTCCCGGCGCCCTTCTTCTTATGGTGCGGCTCAGGCCTTCTCTGCAAAAGCGGCTTCGAGTTCCGCTTTGCGTTCCAGGAGCTGCACCGGCACCTCGACGCCCAGCATGTCGAACAGCTCGCCTTGCGAATCGAGCTCCGCACGCCATTCAGACGGATCGATGTTCATCAACCGATTGAATTGAGCCTCGTCGAGGTTCAACCCCGTCAGGTCGATGTCACCGAAACTGGGCACCATGCCGAGCGCAGACGGATGCGCGTCGGCAGTTCCCTGCGTGCGCTCGAAGATCCACTTGAGCACCCGCATGTTGTCGCCATAACCCGGCCACAGGAATTTGCCGTCAGGTCCCTTGCGGAACCAGTTGACGCCAAAGATGAGCGGCTGCTCGGTGAGCTCGGCGCCGAACTTGAGCCAGTGAGCAAAGTAGCGCCCCATGTGATAGCCGCAGAAAGGCAGCATGGCGAATGGATCGCGCCGCACCTTTCCAACGACGCCCACAGCCGCTGCCGTGGTCTCCGAGCCGAGCGTAGCGCCCATGAACACACCCGACAGCCAGTCGTTCGCCTCGACGACGAGAGGCGAAGTCGTTGCCCGGCGCCCTCCGAACAGAATCGCGCTCAAAGGCACGCCGTTCGGATTATCCCATTCGGGATCGAGCGAAGGACAGTTGGT contains these protein-coding regions:
- a CDS encoding glycerol-3-phosphate dehydrogenase/oxidase — encoded protein: MMEMLTMVQVALERLDLAKFRGCTFDAVVIGGGITGASVLLDLASRGLSAILVEKDDFASGTSSKSTKLVHGGLRYLQNYQFGVTLESVRERDLLSRLAPHMVWNLPFVIPLYADQPFRNLRIKIGLWIYDLMAGLGNPHAHKRMSVAEVLKACPGVRQERLIGGLVYGDCRTDDSRHTLEVLKAACAAGGIALNYARVSGYHYENGRVCGVDVVDSLGGSNADVVRLNARTVINATGVWSQQTTELSGGQSSTVVVPAKGVHLTVSRERLPLDCAMILPSPHDKRFCFAVPWYHSVIIGTTDTKYDGDLENLRAEPSEQQYCLDAANAMFPELKLTLADVTGAFAGLRPLVRPRNAPELTAELARSHHLEEAADGLIVIAGGKLTTARVMARDTVDLVCKVMRRSSPEREFAQCQTDRIMLGGWNLTDDVTSKVKKFREAAFWTNLKDWTGAYLPTVYGAATAHVLRLVIDDQSLGQLISPEHPYILAQVVYAVRAEAARTIEDVLSRRIRLTITDRQAALESAEPVSHVMAAELGWTEAERLAELEKFTRDQSHDG
- a CDS encoding dihydroorotase produces the protein MKSIVINKASDMHVHLRQNEMLHNVLPHTALQCSRALVMPNTIPPVLTSDDVANYRQAIMKNLRSGEDFTPLMTFKVSPTTAASSIKELKQQGAVAGKLYPEGVTTNSEGGVTDFEALYPVYEAMQNEGLVLCLHGEMPGVFSLDRETSFLAVLEDIVSSFPDLRIVLEHATTAAAIQCVESMPENVAATLTVHHLYLTLDDVIGDRLNPHVFCKPIAKRPEDRAALVAAAMSGKSKFFLGSDSAPHQISAKECACGAAGVYTAPVLLPALCELFDRHNKLEFLESFTSGFATDFYKLAEETQKIELVEERWTVPEEYQGVKPFLAGTELKWKVADR